A DNA window from Amphiprion ocellaris isolate individual 3 ecotype Okinawa chromosome 8, ASM2253959v1, whole genome shotgun sequence contains the following coding sequences:
- the LOC111568973 gene encoding probable G-protein coupled receptor 153 isoform X1, translated as MVDEVTTMKDDVINANTLAWLVCSGVSILANTWSILSVSAKQKKWKPLEFLICTLAGTHILNMAIPITMYCVITLRRQHSNYEWNEGLCKVFVSTFYTLTLVTCFSVTSLSYHRMWMVRWPVNYRLSNTKKQAVHTVMGIWMVSFILSTLPAVGWHDTIDRFYTSDCRFIVTEIGLGFGVCFLLLIGGSVAMGVICIGIALFQTFSIQTGHNADKNKFNVPTIVVEDAQGKRRSSIDGSEPLKTSLQITYLISGIVFIYDFLTGFPILVVSFASLKFDRSYNWMVLCVLWCSIAQSILLPMFLWACDRYRADIRMVWEKCVAIMSNDDVDEENSQDGGIHADLIYDRPYDYSSAPEIVTIDRNAKYEFSTLERGVLQGYPLREQQEDKMQYLQVPPTRRYSHDETDMWTSDRIPSYLHRWGSTEDMIVSAHYSSTLPRHERRRSSLVSYHEESHHHHHPHRKRRRSEDSMHSLKHLPRVVCGGERYEDELRCFSRDEVINFIDETPLPSPRKSPRRTSTISLIPNVYEQHTVILPHFLLTDFEREPQALRRLSEHKRSGGSRGNSPEGSPKPDRPAGKKSPGACGSGKGCRERPRDGRQQGEGGSPGRSQQTSGHSGCRPRTGGGARAGAAPDWGHQKHLSKAESKGSTNSFVSMPSASSSGYITFHSDSVGSTT; from the exons ATGGTGGATGAGGTAACCACCATGAAGGATGACGTCATCAACGCCAACACGCTTGCTTGGCTGGTCTGCTCAGGCGTGTCCATCCTGGCCAACACTTGGAGCATCCTCAGCGTCAGCGCCAAGCAGAAGAAGTGGAAGCCGCTGGAGTTCCTCATCTGCACCCTGGCGGGAACACACATCCTCAACATGGCCATCCCCATCACCATGTACTGCGTCATAACTCTGCGGCGTCAGCACTCCAACTACGAGTGGAATGAGGGTCTGTGCAAGGTGTTCGTCTCCACCTTCTACACCCTCACACTGGTCACCTGCTTCTCCGTCACTTCGCTCTCCTATCACCGCATGTGGATGGTTCGCTGGCCGGTAAACTACAG GCTGAGTAACACCAAGAAGCAGGCGGTGCACACAGTGATGGGGATCTGGATGGTCTCCTTCATCCTGTCCACGCTCCCAGCAGTGGGATGGCACGACACCATCGACCGCTTCTACACCTCCGACTGTCGGTTCATCGTGACGGAGATCGGCCTGGGCTTCGGCGtctgcttcctgctgctgatcGGCGGCAGCGTGGCCATGGGTGTGATCTGCATCGGCATTGCGCTGTTCCAGACCTTCTCCATTCAGACGGGCCACAACGCTGACAAGAACAAGTTCAACGTCCCCACCATAGTGGTGGAGGACGCTCAAGGGAAGCGCAGATCATCCATCGACGGTTCGGAGCCTCTCAAGACGTCGCTGCAGATCACCTACCTGATCAGCGGCATCGTCTTCATCTACGACTTCCTGACTGGCTTCCCCATACTT GTGGTGAGTTTCGCCAGTCTGAAGTTCGACCGCTCCTACAACTGGATGGTTCTGTGCGTGCTGTGGTGCTCCATCGCCCAGTCCATCCTGCTGCCCATGTTCCTCTGGGCATGCGACCGCTACCGGGCCGACATCCGCATGGTGTGGGAGAAGTGCGTCGCCATCATGTCCAACGACGACGTGGACGAGG AAAACAGCCAAGATGGAGGAATTCATGCCGACTTAATATATGACAGACCATATGACTATAGCTCGGCGCCTGAAATCGTGACGATAGACCGTAATGCCAAGTATGAGTTCTCAACCTTAGAAAGGGGGGTTCTGCAAGGTTATCCATTGAGGGAACAACAGGAAGATAAAATGCAGTATTTGCAg GTGCCCCCTACAAGAAGATACTCCCACGACGAAACCGACATGTGGACCAGCGACCGGATCCCCTCATACCTGCACCGATGGGGCTCCACCGAGGACATGATAGTGAGTGCCCACTACAGCTCCACCTTGCCGCGCCACGAGAGGCGCAGGAGCAGCCTGGTCTCCTACCACGAGGAGagccaccatcatcaccaccctCACCGCAAGCGGCGGCGCTCTGAGGACAGCATGCACTCCCTCAAGCATCTGCCGCGCGTGGTCTGCGGCGGCGAGCGCTACGAGGACGAACTGCGCTGCTTCAGCCGCGACGAGGTGATCAACTTTATAGACGAGACGCCGCTGCCGAGCCCCAGGAAGAGCCCGCGGCGCACGTCCACCATCTCGCTTATCCCCAACGTGTACGAACAGCACACCGTCATCCTCCCCCACTTCCTGCTCACAGACTTCGAGCGCGAGCCTCAAGCGCTCAGGCGGCTCTCGGAACACAAAAGGAGCGGCGGTAGTCGGGGAAACTCGCCCGAGGGTTCCCCCAAACCAGACAGACCTGCCGGAAAGAAGAGCCCCGGGGCTTGTGGCTCCGGGAAAGGCTGCAGGGAGCGTCCTCGAGACGGGAGGCAGCAGGGGGAAGGAGGATCACCTGGGCGCAGCCAGCAGACTTCAGGGCACTCTGGCTGCAGGCCCAGGACAGGTGGAGGTGCCAGAGCCGGAGCTGCACCCGACTGGGGGCACCAGAAGCACCTGAGCAAGGCTGAGAGTAAAGGAAGCACAAACAGTTTTGTAAGCATGCCCTCAGCATCGTCCTCGGGATACATCACCTTCCACTCTGATTCTGTAGGCTCCACCACCTGA
- the LOC111568973 gene encoding probable G-protein coupled receptor 153 isoform X2 codes for MVDEVTTMKDDVINANTLAWLVCSGVSILANTWSILSVSAKQKKWKPLEFLICTLAGTHILNMAIPITMYCVITLRRQHSNYEWNEGLCKVFVSTFYTLTLVTCFSVTSLSYHRMWMVRWPVNYRLSNTKKQAVHTVMGIWMVSFILSTLPAVGWHDTIDRFYTSDCRFIVTEIGLGFGVCFLLLIGGSVAMGVICIGIALFQTFSIQTGHNADKNKFNVPTIVVEDAQGKRRSSIDGSEPLKTSLQITYLISGIVFIYDFLTGFPILVVSFASLKFDRSYNWMVLCVLWCSIAQSILLPMFLWACDRYRADIRMVWEKCVAIMSNDDVDEEGLPCISHHSFVRTEWNVPPTRRYSHDETDMWTSDRIPSYLHRWGSTEDMIVSAHYSSTLPRHERRRSSLVSYHEESHHHHHPHRKRRRSEDSMHSLKHLPRVVCGGERYEDELRCFSRDEVINFIDETPLPSPRKSPRRTSTISLIPNVYEQHTVILPHFLLTDFEREPQALRRLSEHKRSGGSRGNSPEGSPKPDRPAGKKSPGACGSGKGCRERPRDGRQQGEGGSPGRSQQTSGHSGCRPRTGGGARAGAAPDWGHQKHLSKAESKGSTNSFVSMPSASSSGYITFHSDSVGSTT; via the exons ATGGTGGATGAGGTAACCACCATGAAGGATGACGTCATCAACGCCAACACGCTTGCTTGGCTGGTCTGCTCAGGCGTGTCCATCCTGGCCAACACTTGGAGCATCCTCAGCGTCAGCGCCAAGCAGAAGAAGTGGAAGCCGCTGGAGTTCCTCATCTGCACCCTGGCGGGAACACACATCCTCAACATGGCCATCCCCATCACCATGTACTGCGTCATAACTCTGCGGCGTCAGCACTCCAACTACGAGTGGAATGAGGGTCTGTGCAAGGTGTTCGTCTCCACCTTCTACACCCTCACACTGGTCACCTGCTTCTCCGTCACTTCGCTCTCCTATCACCGCATGTGGATGGTTCGCTGGCCGGTAAACTACAG GCTGAGTAACACCAAGAAGCAGGCGGTGCACACAGTGATGGGGATCTGGATGGTCTCCTTCATCCTGTCCACGCTCCCAGCAGTGGGATGGCACGACACCATCGACCGCTTCTACACCTCCGACTGTCGGTTCATCGTGACGGAGATCGGCCTGGGCTTCGGCGtctgcttcctgctgctgatcGGCGGCAGCGTGGCCATGGGTGTGATCTGCATCGGCATTGCGCTGTTCCAGACCTTCTCCATTCAGACGGGCCACAACGCTGACAAGAACAAGTTCAACGTCCCCACCATAGTGGTGGAGGACGCTCAAGGGAAGCGCAGATCATCCATCGACGGTTCGGAGCCTCTCAAGACGTCGCTGCAGATCACCTACCTGATCAGCGGCATCGTCTTCATCTACGACTTCCTGACTGGCTTCCCCATACTT GTGGTGAGTTTCGCCAGTCTGAAGTTCGACCGCTCCTACAACTGGATGGTTCTGTGCGTGCTGTGGTGCTCCATCGCCCAGTCCATCCTGCTGCCCATGTTCCTCTGGGCATGCGACCGCTACCGGGCCGACATCCGCATGGTGTGGGAGAAGTGCGTCGCCATCATGTCCAACGACGACGTGGACGAGG AGGGCTTGCCATGTATAAGTCATCACAGTT TTGTCAGAACAGAATGGAAT GTGCCCCCTACAAGAAGATACTCCCACGACGAAACCGACATGTGGACCAGCGACCGGATCCCCTCATACCTGCACCGATGGGGCTCCACCGAGGACATGATAGTGAGTGCCCACTACAGCTCCACCTTGCCGCGCCACGAGAGGCGCAGGAGCAGCCTGGTCTCCTACCACGAGGAGagccaccatcatcaccaccctCACCGCAAGCGGCGGCGCTCTGAGGACAGCATGCACTCCCTCAAGCATCTGCCGCGCGTGGTCTGCGGCGGCGAGCGCTACGAGGACGAACTGCGCTGCTTCAGCCGCGACGAGGTGATCAACTTTATAGACGAGACGCCGCTGCCGAGCCCCAGGAAGAGCCCGCGGCGCACGTCCACCATCTCGCTTATCCCCAACGTGTACGAACAGCACACCGTCATCCTCCCCCACTTCCTGCTCACAGACTTCGAGCGCGAGCCTCAAGCGCTCAGGCGGCTCTCGGAACACAAAAGGAGCGGCGGTAGTCGGGGAAACTCGCCCGAGGGTTCCCCCAAACCAGACAGACCTGCCGGAAAGAAGAGCCCCGGGGCTTGTGGCTCCGGGAAAGGCTGCAGGGAGCGTCCTCGAGACGGGAGGCAGCAGGGGGAAGGAGGATCACCTGGGCGCAGCCAGCAGACTTCAGGGCACTCTGGCTGCAGGCCCAGGACAGGTGGAGGTGCCAGAGCCGGAGCTGCACCCGACTGGGGGCACCAGAAGCACCTGAGCAAGGCTGAGAGTAAAGGAAGCACAAACAGTTTTGTAAGCATGCCCTCAGCATCGTCCTCGGGATACATCACCTTCCACTCTGATTCTGTAGGCTCCACCACCTGA
- the her3 gene encoding hairy-related 3: MVATTEEKSKPISGNKVSKPLMEKKRRARINQCLDQLKTLLENYYSSSIRKRKLEKADILELTVKHLRNLQKIQSFTAAASELSEFHSGFRTCLANVNQYLLMADTLNRSDRWMLTQLSNQLCRSRRGADDSSTLDSGLEPAESRDEARKLLPSAAGPEEGKTVKSKALKRHSANSSPFLPSEDKHAAPHNTNETSSSHKKVHSVSHRHEAANTQHSVWRPW, encoded by the exons ATGGTGGCGACGACAGAGGAAAAATCCAAACCCATTTCTGGAAACAAG GTTTCCAAACCACTCATGGAAAAGAAGCGAAGAGCTCGAATAAACCAGTGTTTGGACCAATTAAAAACTCTCCTGGAGAACTACTACAGCAGCAGT ATTCGAAAACGCAAACTGGAAAAGGCCGACATCTTGGAGCTTACCGTGAAACATCTCAGGAACCTCCAAAAGATCCAGAGTT TCACTGCAGCTGCTTCCGAGCTCTCTGAATTCCACTCTGGCTTTCGCACTTGCCTGGCAAACGTGAACCAATACCTGCTGATGGCTGATACGTTGAACAGgagcgaccgctggatgttgaCGCAGCTTTCCAACCAACTCTGCCGCTCTCGGCGCGGAGCAGACGACTCCAGCACCCTGGACAGCGGCCTGGAACCAGCCGAGTCACGGGACGAGGCGCGGAAACTTCTCCCATCTGCAGCTGGACCTGAGGAGGGGAAAACGGTCAAATCTAAAGCTCTGAAACGACACAGTGCAAACTCGTCTCCTTTTCTACCAAGTGAAGACAAACACGCTGCTCCACACAACACTAATGAGACAAGTTCCAGTCACAAAAAGGTCCACTCTGTCAGCCACAGGCATGAAGCTGCAAACACTCAGCACAGTGTGTGGCGGCCCTGGTAG